The Pseudomonas iranensis genome includes a window with the following:
- a CDS encoding chemotaxis protein CheV, producing the protein MSSTKARADSLSLLLFTLRSGKLMAINLLKVSEIIPCPPLTKLPESHPHVKGIASLRGASLSVIDLSRAIGERPLEDPNGGCLIVTDVSRSKQGLHVQAVSKIVHCLTTDIKPPPFGSGGSRAYITGVTSVDGTLVQVLDIEKVIHSIAPAQIEMAPTDLTMEDAEVLGNARILVVDDSQVALQQSVHTLRNLGLQCHTARSAKEAIDCLLDLQGTAQQINLIVSDIEMSEMDGYAFTRTLRETPDFAHLYVLLHTSLDSAMNSEKARLAGANAVLTKFSSPELTQRLIEAAKHVAANGH; encoded by the coding sequence ATGTCTTCCACCAAAGCCCGCGCAGATTCACTTTCGCTTCTGCTGTTTACCTTGCGCAGCGGCAAGCTGATGGCGATCAACCTGCTGAAAGTCAGTGAAATCATCCCCTGCCCGCCGCTGACCAAGCTGCCTGAGTCGCATCCGCACGTCAAAGGCATCGCCTCCCTGCGCGGTGCATCGCTGTCGGTGATCGACCTCAGCCGCGCGATCGGCGAGCGGCCGCTGGAAGATCCCAACGGTGGCTGCCTGATCGTCACCGATGTCAGCCGTTCCAAGCAGGGTCTGCATGTGCAGGCGGTGAGCAAGATCGTCCATTGCCTGACCACCGACATCAAGCCGCCACCGTTCGGCTCCGGCGGCTCGCGCGCCTACATCACCGGCGTGACCTCGGTGGACGGCACGCTGGTACAGGTGCTGGACATCGAAAAAGTCATCCACAGCATTGCCCCGGCGCAGATCGAAATGGCGCCGACCGACCTGACCATGGAAGACGCTGAAGTGCTCGGCAACGCGCGCATTCTGGTGGTCGATGACAGCCAGGTGGCCCTGCAGCAATCGGTGCACACCCTGCGCAACCTCGGCCTGCAATGCCACACCGCGCGCAGTGCCAAGGAAGCCATCGACTGCCTGCTCGACCTGCAAGGCACCGCGCAGCAGATCAACCTGATCGTCTCCGACATCGAGATGTCGGAAATGGACGGCTACGCCTTCACCCGCACCCTGCGCGAGACCCCGGACTTTGCGCACTTGTACGTCTTGCTGCACACCTCCCTCGACAGCGCGATGAACAGTGAAAAGGCCCGGCTGGCCGGTGCCAATGCGGTGCTGACCAAGTTCTCCTCGCCTGAGCTGACCCAACGCCTGATCGAAGCCGCCAAACACGTCGCGGCGAACGGGCACTGA
- a CDS encoding GNAT family N-acetyltransferase → MAETFCFLLRRDLSGVLPDAQWPEGIELSVYREELAPAVHQLMQLGQLEGGGRVPSLHDWRQRFASDPEYDPALCFVACDAEGVVGVAQCWTSAYIKNLVVHPRMQGRGLGRALLLHAFSVFQQRREGFVDLRVLEDNLRARRLYESVGMCVVRRELVPN, encoded by the coding sequence TTGGCCGAGACGTTTTGCTTTTTGCTGCGCCGCGACTTGAGTGGGGTTCTGCCGGATGCGCAGTGGCCGGAGGGGATTGAGCTGTCCGTCTACCGCGAGGAGCTGGCGCCGGCGGTGCATCAGTTGATGCAGCTCGGACAGCTGGAAGGTGGCGGTCGAGTGCCGTCACTGCACGACTGGCGTCAGCGCTTTGCCAGCGACCCTGAATACGATCCAGCATTGTGTTTCGTGGCCTGCGATGCCGAGGGCGTGGTGGGCGTGGCGCAGTGCTGGACCAGTGCCTATATCAAGAATCTGGTGGTGCATCCGCGAATGCAAGGCCGGGGGCTTGGGCGGGCGTTGTTGCTGCATGCCTTCAGCGTCTTTCAACAGCGCCGCGAGGGGTTTGTCGATTTGCGGGTTCTGGAGGACAACCTGCGGGCGCGGCGGTTGTATGAGAGTGTCGGGATGTGTGTGGTCCGCCGGGAATTGGTGCCGAACTGA
- a CDS encoding OprD family porin, which produces MKQSGPLTQGAPPHVFYPVRLTPLFIAIAATIAPAVHADEPAQQGFVAGSSLNLNARNYYMNRNRLQKADDNIEWGQGFLGVFQSGYTEGTVGFGVDAHAMLGLKLDGGGGTDGSSILPISDGNGKAPGSFSTAGGTLKMRAFDTELKAGDLFLTNPVIAGGDTRMLPQTFRGISLSNHSFDGWLIEGGQASFTKPYNQSGHTRIGTSYGTLADGDESQHLNWAGVAWSGVEGLTSSLYASELKDIWNQYYYDLDYTWQLNDLVSLNPGLHFYHTQDTGDALLGDIDNNTWSTHLTVGIGSHSVTAAYQRVNGNTPFDYISQGDSVYLDNSQQYSDFNGPNERSWKLKYAYDFTGVGIPGLTSALSYSRGTLDLTKADPNSAGYSSWYSADGRNAKHWERDIDLQYVVQSGHAKDLAVRLQWATNRGGNGYGVIDSDTDEYRVIIDYPVNVF; this is translated from the coding sequence ATGAAACAGAGCGGCCCGCTGACCCAAGGAGCCCCACCACACGTGTTTTACCCTGTCCGCCTCACCCCGCTGTTCATTGCAATTGCCGCAACGATTGCCCCCGCTGTCCACGCCGATGAGCCTGCCCAACAGGGCTTCGTCGCAGGCTCGAGCCTCAACCTCAACGCCCGCAACTACTACATGAATCGCAACCGCTTGCAGAAGGCCGACGACAATATCGAGTGGGGTCAGGGTTTTCTCGGCGTGTTCCAGTCCGGCTACACCGAAGGCACGGTCGGCTTCGGCGTCGATGCTCACGCCATGCTCGGCCTGAAACTCGACGGTGGTGGCGGTACCGACGGTTCGAGCATCCTGCCGATCAGCGATGGCAACGGCAAAGCGCCGGGCTCGTTCTCCACCGCAGGCGGGACGTTGAAGATGCGCGCCTTCGATACCGAGTTGAAGGCCGGTGATCTGTTCCTCACCAACCCGGTCATCGCCGGCGGCGACACGCGGATGCTGCCGCAGACCTTTCGTGGCATCAGCCTGAGCAACCACAGCTTCGACGGCTGGCTGATCGAAGGTGGCCAGGCCAGTTTCACCAAACCCTATAACCAGAGTGGTCATACCCGAATCGGAACGTCATACGGCACCCTCGCCGACGGCGACGAAAGCCAGCACCTGAACTGGGCCGGTGTGGCCTGGAGCGGCGTTGAGGGCCTGACCAGCAGTCTTTACGCGTCCGAGCTCAAGGACATCTGGAACCAGTACTACTACGACCTTGACTACACCTGGCAACTGAACGATCTGGTCAGCCTCAACCCGGGCCTGCACTTCTATCACACGCAAGACACCGGTGATGCGCTGCTCGGCGATATCGACAACAACACCTGGAGCACGCATCTCACCGTCGGCATCGGCAGTCACAGCGTTACCGCCGCCTATCAGCGGGTCAACGGAAATACGCCGTTCGACTACATCAGCCAAGGCGACAGCGTTTATCTGGACAACTCTCAGCAATACTCGGACTTCAACGGCCCGAACGAACGCTCGTGGAAGCTGAAATACGCTTACGACTTCACCGGTGTCGGCATCCCCGGCCTGACTTCGGCGCTGTCTTATTCACGCGGCACGTTGGACCTGACCAAAGCCGACCCTAACAGCGCAGGCTATTCGAGCTGGTACAGCGCCGATGGCCGCAACGCCAAGCATTGGGAACGCGACATCGATTTGCAGTACGTCGTACAAAGCGGCCACGCCAAAGACCTCGCGGTGCGCCTGCAATGGGCCACCAACCGTGGCGGCAACGGCTACGGCGTGATTGATTCGGATACAGATGAATACCGCGTGATCATCGACTACCCGGTCAACGTCTTCTAA
- a CDS encoding heavy metal response regulator transcription factor, with product MRVLIIEDEEKTADYLHRGLTEQGYTVDLARDGVEGLHLALECDHAVIVLDVMLPGLDGFGVLRALRARKQTPVIMLTARERVEDRIKGLRDGADDYLGKPFSFLELVARLQALTRRSGGHEPVQVSIADLWIDLISRKATRAGTRLDLTAKEFSLLSVLARRQGEILSKTAIAEMVWDINFDSDANVVEVAIKRLRAKLDGPFNEKLLHTIRGMGYVLESRGVQ from the coding sequence ATGCGCGTTCTGATTATCGAAGACGAAGAAAAAACCGCGGATTATCTGCACCGTGGCCTGACCGAACAGGGCTACACCGTCGACCTTGCCCGCGACGGTGTCGAAGGCCTGCATCTGGCGCTGGAATGCGACCACGCCGTGATCGTCCTCGACGTCATGCTGCCGGGGCTCGATGGCTTCGGCGTACTGCGCGCATTACGTGCGCGCAAGCAGACCCCGGTGATCATGCTCACCGCCCGCGAGCGCGTCGAAGATCGGATAAAGGGCCTGCGCGACGGCGCCGACGATTACCTCGGCAAACCGTTTTCCTTCCTTGAACTGGTCGCTCGCCTGCAAGCGCTGACCCGGCGCAGCGGCGGCCATGAACCGGTGCAAGTGAGCATCGCCGACCTGTGGATCGATTTGATCAGCCGCAAAGCCACCCGCGCCGGCACGCGCCTGGATCTGACCGCGAAAGAATTCTCCCTGCTCAGCGTGCTCGCCCGTCGCCAGGGCGAAATCCTTTCGAAGACCGCAATCGCGGAAATGGTCTGGGACATCAATTTCGACAGTGACGCCAACGTCGTCGAAGTCGCGATCAAACGCCTGCGCGCCAAGCTCGACGGCCCGTTCAACGAAAAGCTGCTGCACACCATTCGCGGCATGGGTTATGTGCTGGAGAGCCGTGGTGTCCAGTAA
- a CDS encoding multidrug efflux RND transporter permease subunit encodes MNSHKGISTWCIDHPVATILLTFALVLVGVIAFPRLPIAPLPEAEFPTIQVSAQLPGASPDTMASSVATPLEVQFSAIPGMTQMTSSSALGSTLLTLQFTLEKSIDTAAQEVQAAINTAAGKLPKDMPTLPTWKKVNPADSPVLILSVSSTQMPGTELSDLVETLLSRQISQVDGVGQINITGQQRPAIRVQASADKLAAIGLTLADIRLAIQQTSLNLAKGALYGESSISTLSTNDQLFHPEDYSQLIVSYKDGAPVHLRDVAKVVNGAEDAYVQAWAGDRPGVNLVIFRQPGANIVETVDRIQAALPGLEAMLPASVQVKTLIDRTQTIRASLHEVEITLLIAILLVVAVMALFLRQLSATLIVSAVLGVSLIASFALMYILGFSLNNLTLVAIVVAVGFVVDDAIVVVENIHRHLEAGDDMREAAIKGAGEIGFTVVSISFSLVAAFIPLLFMGGVVGRLFKEFALTATSTIMISVVVSLTLAPTLAALFMRKPVHHANAKPGFSERLLGWYEKGLRSALDHQKLMIGVFGLSLALAVAGYIFIPKGFFPVQDTGFVLGTTEAAADISYGDMVKKHLAMAEIVAADPAVQAFSHSVGVSGSNQTIANGRFWIALKKRGDRDVSASQFIDRIRPQLMKVPGIVLYLRAGQDINLSSGPSRAQYQYVLKSNDGATLATWTQRLTEKLRSNPAFRDISNDLQLGGSITHISIDRSAAARFGLTASDVDEALYDAFGQRQINEFQTQVNQYNVILELDTKQRGKAESLNYFYLRSPLSGEMVPLSALARFDAPTIGPLSIAHDGMFPAANMSFNLAPGVALGDAVIQLNQAKAEIGMPTAISGNFQGAAQAFQSSLASQPWLILAALVAVYIILGVLYESFVHPLTIISTLPAAGLGAVIMLWICGQDFSIMALIGLVLLIGIVKKNGILMIDFALEAQRQRGLPPQEAIFEACITRFRPIIMTTLAALLGALPLMLGYGTGAELRQPLGIAVVGGLLVSQMLTLFTTPVIYLWLERLFHRPKPAPVAALATTD; translated from the coding sequence ATGAACTCGCACAAAGGCATATCGACCTGGTGCATCGATCACCCGGTGGCGACGATTTTGCTGACGTTCGCTCTGGTACTGGTCGGCGTAATTGCCTTCCCGCGTTTGCCGATTGCGCCACTGCCGGAAGCGGAATTTCCTACGATCCAGGTCTCGGCACAGTTGCCCGGCGCCAGCCCCGACACCATGGCTTCCTCAGTGGCCACGCCGCTGGAGGTGCAATTCAGCGCCATCCCCGGCATGACCCAGATGACCTCCAGCAGCGCGCTGGGCTCAACTCTGCTGACCTTGCAGTTCACCCTTGAGAAAAGCATCGACACCGCCGCCCAGGAAGTACAGGCGGCGATCAACACCGCCGCCGGCAAGTTGCCCAAAGACATGCCGACGCTGCCAACATGGAAGAAGGTCAATCCGGCCGACAGCCCGGTGCTGATTCTCAGTGTCAGCTCGACACAGATGCCCGGCACCGAACTCAGCGACCTGGTGGAAACCCTGCTGTCGCGTCAGATCAGTCAGGTCGACGGCGTCGGCCAGATCAACATCACCGGTCAGCAACGTCCGGCGATTCGCGTACAAGCCTCGGCGGACAAACTCGCGGCCATCGGCCTGACGCTGGCCGACATTCGGCTGGCGATCCAGCAAACCAGCCTTAATCTGGCCAAAGGTGCGTTGTACGGCGAATCGAGTATCTCGACGCTGTCGACCAACGACCAGCTGTTCCACCCCGAGGACTACAGCCAACTCATCGTTTCCTACAAGGATGGCGCCCCGGTTCACCTGCGTGATGTCGCCAAAGTCGTCAACGGTGCGGAAGATGCCTACGTGCAGGCCTGGGCCGGTGATCGCCCCGGTGTGAATCTGGTGATTTTCCGCCAGCCCGGCGCCAACATCGTTGAAACCGTCGACCGCATTCAGGCCGCCCTGCCCGGCCTCGAAGCGATGCTGCCGGCCTCGGTGCAGGTGAAAACCCTGATCGACCGCACGCAGACCATCCGCGCCTCACTGCATGAAGTCGAAATCACCTTGCTCATCGCGATCCTGCTGGTGGTCGCGGTGATGGCGCTGTTCCTGCGCCAGTTGTCGGCGACGCTGATTGTCTCGGCGGTGCTCGGCGTCTCGCTGATCGCCAGTTTCGCCCTGATGTACATCCTCGGCTTCAGCCTGAACAACCTGACGCTGGTGGCGATTGTCGTCGCGGTCGGCTTCGTCGTGGACGATGCGATCGTGGTGGTGGAAAACATCCATCGCCATCTCGAGGCCGGCGACGATATGCGCGAGGCGGCGATCAAGGGGGCCGGCGAGATTGGCTTCACCGTCGTTTCGATCAGTTTCTCACTGGTGGCGGCGTTCATTCCGCTGCTGTTCATGGGCGGTGTGGTCGGGCGCCTTTTCAAGGAATTCGCCCTGACCGCGACTTCGACGATCATGATTTCCGTGGTGGTGTCGCTGACCCTGGCGCCAACCCTTGCCGCGCTGTTTATGCGTAAGCCGGTACATCACGCCAACGCCAAACCCGGTTTCAGCGAACGCCTGCTCGGCTGGTACGAAAAGGGCCTGCGCAGCGCCCTCGACCACCAGAAACTGATGATTGGTGTATTTGGCCTTTCGCTGGCGTTGGCGGTCGCCGGGTACATTTTCATTCCCAAGGGGTTCTTCCCGGTGCAGGACACCGGGTTCGTCCTCGGCACCACCGAAGCCGCTGCGGATATTTCCTACGGCGACATGGTGAAAAAACACTTGGCGATGGCCGAAATCGTCGCGGCCGATCCGGCGGTGCAGGCCTTCTCGCACTCGGTCGGGGTGTCCGGCAGCAACCAGACCATCGCCAACGGGCGCTTCTGGATCGCCCTGAAAAAACGTGGCGATCGTGATGTCAGCGCCAGCCAGTTCATTGATCGCATCCGCCCGCAACTGATGAAAGTCCCCGGCATCGTCCTGTATCTGCGCGCCGGGCAGGACATCAACCTAAGCTCCGGCCCCAGCCGTGCGCAGTACCAATACGTACTCAAGAGCAACGACGGCGCGACCCTCGCCACCTGGACCCAGCGCCTGACCGAAAAACTGCGCAGCAATCCGGCATTCCGCGACATATCCAATGACTTGCAACTGGGCGGCAGCATCACTCACATCAGCATCGACCGCAGCGCCGCCGCGCGTTTCGGCCTGACCGCCAGCGATGTCGACGAGGCGCTGTACGATGCATTCGGCCAACGGCAGATCAATGAATTCCAGACCCAGGTCAACCAGTACAACGTGATTCTGGAACTGGATACCAAACAGCGCGGCAAGGCCGAAAGCCTCAACTATTTCTACCTGCGCTCGCCACTGAGCGGCGAGATGGTGCCGCTGTCGGCGCTGGCAAGGTTTGACGCGCCAACCATCGGCCCGCTGTCGATTGCTCACGACGGCATGTTCCCCGCCGCCAACATGTCATTCAACCTCGCCCCCGGCGTGGCATTGGGCGATGCGGTGATTCAGCTCAATCAGGCCAAGGCCGAGATCGGCATGCCCACCGCGATCAGCGGAAATTTCCAGGGCGCGGCGCAGGCGTTCCAGAGTTCGCTGGCCAGCCAGCCGTGGCTGATTCTGGCGGCGCTGGTGGCGGTGTACATCATTCTCGGCGTGCTTTATGAAAGCTTCGTGCATCCGCTGACGATCATTTCGACCCTGCCGGCGGCAGGTCTGGGCGCGGTGATCATGCTGTGGATCTGCGGCCAGGACTTTTCGATCATGGCGTTGATCGGCCTGGTGCTGCTGATCGGTATCGTCAAGAAGAACGGCATCCTGATGATCGACTTCGCGCTTGAAGCGCAGCGCCAGCGTGGCCTGCCGCCGCAGGAGGCGATTTTCGAGGCGTGCATCACCCGGTTCCGGCCGATCATCATGACCACCCTCGCCGCCCTGCTCGGCGCATTGCCGCTGATGCTCGGCTACGGCACCGGCGCCGAATTGCGCCAGCCGTTGGGCATTGCCGTGGTCGGTGGTTTGCTGGTCAGCCAGATGCTGACGCTGTTTACCACTCCGGTCATATACTTGTGGCTTGAGCGGCTGTTCCACCGGCCCAAACCTGCGCCTGTAGCGGCGTTGGCGACCACAGACTGA
- a CDS encoding efflux RND transporter periplasmic adaptor subunit produces the protein MSIQKNKILLATLLILLAAAGLWFALKPAPTKLASPTAIPVRVVTVSAKDVPRYTSGIGSVLSLHSVVVRPQIDGILTKILVKEGQLVKAGDLLATIDDRSIRASLDQARAQLGESQAQLQVALVNLKRYKLLSVDDGVSKQTFDQQQALVNQLKATAQGNQASIDAAQVQLSYTQIRSPVTGRVGIRTVDEGNFLRMTDTQGLFTVTQIDPIAVEFSLPQQMLPTLQSLISDPQRAPVKAYIGADTDGETGNLLGEGQLTLIDNQINANTGTIRAKAEFANASQKLWPGLLVTVKIQTAVDKDALVVPPTVVQRGLEQHFVYRVKDDKVEAVPVQMVYQGSGQDIIKGVNAGDVLVTDGQSRLKPGSSVQVMSEPAQVVQAEPKP, from the coding sequence ATGTCCATCCAGAAAAACAAAATCCTGCTGGCCACTCTCCTGATTCTGCTGGCAGCCGCCGGCCTGTGGTTCGCGCTCAAGCCAGCGCCGACCAAACTGGCCAGTCCGACCGCCATCCCGGTACGCGTCGTAACGGTCAGCGCCAAAGACGTGCCGCGTTACACCAGCGGCATCGGCTCGGTGCTGTCGCTGCACAGCGTGGTGGTGCGTCCGCAGATCGACGGGATCCTGACGAAAATTCTGGTCAAGGAAGGTCAGCTGGTCAAAGCAGGCGACCTGCTCGCCACCATCGACGATCGCTCGATCCGCGCCAGCCTCGACCAGGCCCGGGCGCAGTTGGGCGAGAGTCAGGCGCAGTTGCAGGTCGCGCTGGTCAATCTCAAGCGCTACAAACTGCTCAGCGTCGACGACGGCGTATCGAAACAGACCTTCGACCAGCAGCAAGCGCTGGTCAATCAGCTCAAAGCCACCGCGCAAGGCAATCAGGCCTCGATTGATGCGGCGCAGGTGCAACTGTCCTACACGCAGATTCGCTCTCCGGTTACTGGGCGCGTCGGTATTCGTACGGTCGATGAAGGCAACTTCCTGCGCATGACCGACACCCAAGGCCTGTTCACCGTCACGCAGATCGACCCGATCGCCGTCGAGTTCTCCCTGCCGCAGCAGATGCTGCCGACCCTGCAGAGTCTGATCAGCGATCCGCAACGCGCCCCGGTCAAGGCGTACATCGGAGCCGATACTGATGGCGAAACCGGCAATCTGCTCGGCGAAGGTCAGCTGACCCTGATCGACAATCAGATCAACGCCAACACTGGCACCATCCGCGCCAAGGCCGAATTCGCCAATGCCAGCCAGAAGCTCTGGCCGGGTTTGCTGGTGACGGTAAAAATTCAGACGGCTGTGGATAAAGATGCGCTGGTGGTTCCGCCCACCGTCGTACAGCGTGGCCTCGAACAACACTTTGTTTACCGCGTGAAGGACGACAAGGTCGAGGCGGTGCCGGTGCAAATGGTTTATCAGGGCAGCGGCCAGGACATCATCAAAGGTGTCAACGCTGGTGACGTCCTGGTGACCGATGGCCAGTCGCGACTCAAACCGGGCTCGAGCGTGCAAGTCATGAGCGAGCCAGCGCAAGTGGTGCAGGCGGAGCCGAAGCCATGA
- a CDS encoding heavy metal sensor histidine kinase translates to MSSNSIALRLSGMFTLVALVVFLLIGGALYQQVDKGLGLLPEAELDARYSVLESTVGRYGTPEHWVKINNKLKLLGEEDKRISFWISSGDPRYEYGNLTPQIRAAINGPLGMHDLQLPDQPYPLKVLVSQFPAKDQRPPLRFMIGIATETLHQTQHHLLIALISLAIVGVLLASALGYWVARIGLKPLIKLSQEAQRLAPPLRAGRLRLSPLPPELEQFVESFNSTLERVELAYSRLESFNADVAHELRSPLTNLIGQTQVALTRGRSAEHYFEVLQSNLEELERLRSIINDMLFLASADQGNKATKLTSTSLADEVATTLDYLDFILEDAQVEVQVRGDAQVQIEVAHLRRALINLLSNAVQHTEPGQVIEVRIEVEEHQVSIGVANPGSPIASEHLPRLFERFYRVDASRSNSGNNHGLGLAIVKAIALMHGGDVFVRSDRGMNTFGIHLPV, encoded by the coding sequence GTGTCCAGTAACTCGATTGCCTTGCGCCTGAGCGGCATGTTCACGCTGGTGGCGCTGGTGGTGTTTCTGTTGATTGGCGGCGCGCTGTATCAGCAGGTCGACAAGGGCTTGGGATTGTTGCCCGAAGCCGAGCTGGATGCGCGTTACAGCGTGCTCGAATCCACCGTCGGCCGTTACGGCACGCCGGAGCATTGGGTGAAGATCAACAACAAGCTCAAGCTGCTCGGCGAAGAAGACAAGCGCATCAGTTTCTGGATCAGCAGCGGTGATCCGCGCTACGAATACGGCAACCTTACCCCGCAGATCCGTGCCGCCATCAATGGCCCGTTGGGCATGCACGATCTGCAACTGCCCGATCAACCCTATCCGCTGAAAGTGCTGGTCAGTCAGTTCCCCGCCAAGGACCAGCGCCCGCCGCTGCGCTTCATGATCGGCATCGCCACCGAGACGCTGCATCAGACCCAGCATCACTTGCTCATCGCCCTGATCAGTCTGGCGATTGTCGGGGTGCTGCTGGCCTCTGCATTGGGCTATTGGGTCGCAAGAATCGGTCTGAAGCCGTTGATCAAACTATCGCAGGAAGCCCAGCGTCTGGCCCCACCGCTGCGCGCCGGACGCTTGCGCCTGTCGCCGCTGCCGCCGGAACTGGAACAGTTTGTCGAGTCGTTCAACTCGACCCTGGAACGGGTCGAACTGGCCTATTCACGGCTGGAATCATTCAACGCCGACGTCGCCCATGAACTGCGCTCGCCGCTGACCAACCTGATCGGCCAGACCCAGGTCGCACTGACTCGCGGGCGCTCCGCCGAACACTATTTCGAAGTGCTGCAATCGAACCTCGAAGAGCTGGAGCGGCTGCGTTCGATCATCAACGACATGCTGTTTCTGGCCAGCGCCGATCAGGGCAACAAGGCGACCAAACTGACCTCGACGTCATTGGCTGATGAGGTGGCGACGACGCTGGACTATCTGGATTTCATCCTTGAAGACGCGCAGGTTGAAGTGCAGGTCAGAGGAGATGCGCAGGTGCAGATCGAGGTCGCGCATTTGCGCCGGGCGCTGATCAATTTGCTCAGCAACGCGGTGCAGCACACCGAACCGGGTCAAGTGATCGAGGTGCGCATCGAGGTTGAAGAACATCAGGTGAGCATTGGCGTAGCCAATCCCGGGTCGCCGATTGCCAGCGAGCATCTGCCGAGGTTGTTCGAGCGGTTTTATCGGGTCGATGCCTCGCGCAGCAACAGCGGCAATAACCACGGGCTGGGGCTGGCGATCGTCAAGGCGATTGCGCTGATGCATGGCGGGGATGTGTTTGTGCGCAGTGACCGGGGCATGAACACCTTCGGCATTCACCTTCCGGTCTGA
- a CDS encoding nucleotidyltransferase domain-containing protein, whose translation MENLSLSEALFTATQQKVLGLLFGKPDQTFYANEIVRWAQVGKGGLMRELDRLQRAGILSMTRVGNQTHYQANPACPIYAELLGITRKTFGFAEPLRQALEPFAEQITWAFVYGSIAKNSANTLSDIDLMLIGEGLHYSELMERLMPLEEQLGRPINPTLYTPQDWARKLAAQNSFVMRVMQQEKIDLSGANPLESKDGQQRESGESST comes from the coding sequence GTGGAAAACCTTTCTTTAAGCGAAGCCCTGTTCACCGCCACCCAGCAAAAAGTGTTGGGATTGTTGTTCGGCAAGCCTGACCAGACGTTCTACGCCAACGAAATTGTGCGCTGGGCACAGGTTGGCAAAGGCGGCCTGATGCGTGAACTCGATCGATTGCAAAGAGCCGGGATCCTCAGCATGACTCGAGTGGGTAACCAGACCCATTACCAGGCCAATCCCGCATGTCCTATTTACGCGGAGCTTCTGGGCATCACGCGCAAGACATTCGGTTTTGCCGAGCCTCTTCGTCAGGCATTAGAACCGTTTGCCGAACAGATCACGTGGGCGTTTGTGTATGGCTCCATCGCCAAAAACTCGGCGAACACACTCAGTGACATAGATCTCATGCTGATTGGCGAAGGTCTGCACTACAGTGAGTTGATGGAGCGACTCATGCCGTTGGAGGAGCAATTGGGGCGTCCCATCAACCCGACGCTATACACCCCGCAAGACTGGGCCAGGAAGCTGGCGGCACAGAACAGTTTTGTCATGCGAGTGATGCAGCAGGAAAAAATCGATCTGTCAGGGGCAAACCCTTTGGAGTCCAAGGATGGGCAGCAACGAGAGTCTGGAGAATCTTCTACGTAG
- a CDS encoding YkgJ family cysteine cluster protein, with product MNTTFSCVGCGKCCTDHHVPLTLAEARMWAADGGQVIVLVEAFLGNGLGLPAQQREHAERRSAVVRSGTADAHVAITFAAYNVGPCRNLDDDKRCRIYERRPLVCRIYPAEINPHIPLNPAAKDCPPESWEQGPELIVGGELVDRELVELIQRSRQADRDDIKLKDAICATLGIRTTALKGDGFTAYLPNMDAFAAVIDQVSAQPLAAQTSEWLFHLSGDDVAGQVLAAGGQVVTEPAQTYAFISLRAA from the coding sequence ATGAATACGACGTTTTCCTGCGTAGGTTGCGGCAAATGCTGCACCGACCACCATGTCCCGCTGACGCTCGCCGAAGCCCGCATGTGGGCGGCCGATGGCGGTCAGGTGATCGTGCTGGTCGAGGCATTTCTCGGCAATGGCCTGGGCCTGCCGGCGCAGCAGCGCGAACATGCCGAGCGCCGTTCGGCAGTGGTCCGCAGTGGCACTGCCGATGCTCATGTGGCGATCACCTTTGCCGCCTACAACGTCGGCCCCTGTCGGAATCTTGACGACGACAAGCGCTGCCGAATCTACGAGCGCCGCCCGCTGGTGTGCCGGATTTACCCGGCGGAAATCAATCCGCACATCCCGCTCAATCCAGCTGCCAAGGATTGCCCGCCAGAGTCGTGGGAGCAGGGGCCGGAGTTGATTGTGGGAGGCGAGCTGGTTGATCGGGAACTGGTTGAGCTGATCCAGCGTTCGCGTCAGGCGGATCGGGATGACATCAAACTCAAGGATGCGATCTGCGCAACGTTGGGAATTCGCACCACGGCGCTCAAGGGCGACGGGTTCACCGCGTACTTGCCGAACATGGATGCGTTTGCAGCAGTGATCGACCAAGTGAGCGCGCAACCGCTGGCGGCGCAAACCAGTGAATGGCTGTTTCATTTGTCCGGCGATGACGTGGCCGGACAGGTACTGGCTGCGGGTGGGCAGGTGGTGACGGAACCGGCGCAGACTTATGCGTTCATTTCATTGCGCGCGGCTTGA